One genomic window of Futiania mangrovi includes the following:
- a CDS encoding glycine--tRNA ligase subunit alpha — MGDGTSTGRGADRSFQGLILGLQSYWAQQGCVILQPYDMEVGAGTFHPATTLRALGPRPWSAAYVQPSRRPKDGRYGENPNRLQHYYQFQVILKPSPPDIQELYLKSLEVLGIDRRNHDIRFVEDDWESPTLGAWGLGWEVWCDGMEVSQFTYFQQVCGIDCAPCSGELTYGLERLAMYVQGVDNVYDLDFNGKGVTYGDVFKQTEQEYSRHNFEAADTETLLRHFEDAERMCARYLDAGDRGEGKRHLMVHPAYDQCIKASHVFNLLDARGVISVTERQSYILRVRELARACGLAYLRTEQGGFADA; from the coding sequence ATGGGCGACGGGACCTCTACGGGCCGGGGGGCGGACCGCTCCTTCCAGGGGCTGATCCTCGGGCTGCAGTCTTATTGGGCGCAGCAGGGCTGCGTGATCCTGCAGCCCTATGACATGGAGGTGGGCGCCGGCACCTTCCACCCGGCCACGACGCTGCGCGCGCTGGGCCCGCGCCCGTGGTCGGCGGCCTATGTCCAGCCGTCGCGCCGGCCCAAGGACGGCCGCTATGGCGAGAACCCGAACCGGCTGCAGCACTATTACCAGTTCCAGGTGATCCTGAAGCCGTCGCCGCCCGACATCCAGGAACTTTACCTGAAAAGCCTCGAGGTGCTGGGGATCGACCGGCGCAACCACGACATCCGCTTCGTGGAGGACGACTGGGAGAGCCCGACGCTGGGCGCCTGGGGCCTCGGCTGGGAGGTGTGGTGCGACGGGATGGAGGTGAGCCAGTTCACCTATTTCCAGCAGGTGTGCGGGATCGACTGCGCGCCGTGCTCGGGCGAGCTGACCTACGGGCTTGAGCGCCTGGCGATGTACGTGCAGGGCGTCGACAATGTCTACGACCTGGATTTCAACGGCAAGGGCGTGACTTACGGCGACGTCTTCAAGCAGACCGAGCAGGAGTATTCGCGCCACAATTTCGAGGCGGCGGACACCGAGACCCTGCTGCGCCATTTCGAGGACGCGGAGCGGATGTGCGCGCGCTATCTCGACGCGGGCGACCGGGGCGAGGGCAAGCGGCACCTGATGGTGCACCCGGCCTACGACCAGTGCATCAAGGCGAGCCACGTCTTCAACCTGCTGGACGCGCGCGGCGTCATCTCGGTGACGGAGCGGCAGTCCTACATCCTGCGGGTGCGCGAACTGGCGCGCGCCTGCGGCCTTGCCTATCTGCGGACCGAGCAGGGGGGCTTCGCCGATGCCTGA
- a CDS encoding S49 family peptidase, with protein MPFGLSLPRAPFVPVVRLTGAIGAGGRFRQGFDFEAVVGAIEKAFAMKQARAVAFIVNSPGGSPVQSSLIYKRIKALKTEKGKRVFVFVEDVAASGGYYIACAGDEIFVDESSIVGSIGVISAGFGFQDAIAKLGVERRVHTAGENKMMLDPFQAEREEDVNRLLAIQAEVHETFKRVVRAARGNRLKDEDPDLFTGAIWAGQRAVDVGLADGVGDIRSVLRGRYGDKLKLKVIPTRPTGWLARRLGMAGREGLAGEALSALEARAHWARFGL; from the coding sequence ATGCCTTTCGGACTTTCCCTGCCGCGCGCACCCTTCGTGCCCGTGGTCCGGCTGACCGGCGCCATCGGGGCCGGCGGACGCTTCCGGCAGGGCTTCGATTTCGAGGCGGTCGTGGGCGCCATCGAAAAGGCGTTCGCCATGAAGCAGGCGCGCGCGGTGGCCTTCATCGTCAATTCGCCGGGCGGCTCGCCCGTGCAATCCTCGCTGATCTACAAGCGGATCAAGGCGCTGAAGACCGAGAAGGGCAAGCGCGTCTTCGTCTTCGTGGAGGACGTGGCGGCCTCGGGCGGTTACTATATCGCCTGCGCGGGCGACGAGATCTTCGTCGACGAAAGTTCCATCGTCGGCTCCATCGGCGTGATCTCGGCGGGCTTCGGCTTCCAGGACGCGATCGCGAAGCTGGGCGTCGAGCGGCGCGTGCATACGGCTGGCGAGAACAAGATGATGCTCGACCCCTTCCAGGCCGAGCGGGAGGAGGACGTCAACCGCCTGCTCGCGATCCAGGCGGAGGTGCACGAGACCTTCAAGCGCGTGGTCAGGGCCGCGCGCGGCAACCGGCTGAAGGACGAAGACCCGGATCTCTTCACCGGCGCGATCTGGGCCGGGCAGCGGGCGGTGGACGTCGGCCTCGCAGACGGGGTGGGGGACATTCGCAGCGTCCTGAGAGGGCGTTACGGGGACAAGCTCAAGCTCAAGGTGATCCCGACGCGGCCTACCGGGTGGCTCGCCCGCCGCCTCGGCATGGCCGGGCGCGAGGGGCTGGCGGGGGAGGCCCTCTCCGCGCTGGAGGCCCGCGCGCACTGGGCGCGGTTCGGGCTGTGA
- a CDS encoding tRNA1(Val) (adenine(37)-N6)-methyltransferase: MTAAPDLTEDLLMGGRVRLRQPRGGLRAGSDALLLAAAVPLPEAGRAMRVLDAGCGVGTAGLALLARARDAGAEGLSVTGLEIEPALAALADENAAANGWAARMTALCGDLGEDAGGIAPNAFDEVMTNPPFFDPAKGPSAPDPVRARARSDGPLGMGGWIARAARFVRPRGRLTVILRAERLDEALAAITPGFGGIAVFPLWPAADQPAKRVIVRARKGVRTPLRLLPGLVLHDRPERYTAAAEEVLREGRALAL; the protein is encoded by the coding sequence GTGACAGCGGCGCCTGACCTGACCGAGGATCTGCTGATGGGCGGGCGCGTGCGCCTGCGCCAGCCGCGCGGGGGCTTGCGGGCGGGCAGCGACGCGCTGCTGCTTGCGGCCGCCGTGCCTCTGCCGGAGGCTGGCAGAGCCATGCGGGTTCTCGACGCCGGCTGCGGCGTGGGCACGGCGGGGCTTGCGCTGCTGGCGCGCGCCCGGGATGCCGGCGCGGAAGGCCTGTCCGTCACGGGGCTGGAGATCGAGCCGGCGCTGGCAGCCCTCGCCGATGAGAACGCGGCGGCGAACGGATGGGCCGCACGCATGACCGCGCTGTGCGGCGACCTCGGCGAGGATGCGGGCGGCATCGCGCCCAACGCCTTCGACGAGGTGATGACGAACCCGCCCTTCTTCGACCCGGCGAAGGGGCCCTCAGCGCCCGACCCTGTCCGTGCGCGTGCCCGCAGCGACGGGCCGCTCGGCATGGGCGGATGGATCGCGCGTGCCGCCCGTTTCGTCCGCCCGCGCGGGCGCCTGACCGTGATTCTGAGGGCGGAGCGGCTGGACGAGGCGCTGGCGGCGATTACCCCCGGCTTCGGCGGCATAGCCGTCTTTCCGCTGTGGCCCGCCGCGGACCAGCCCGCCAAGCGCGTCATCGTGCGGGCACGCAAGGGCGTGCGCACGCCCTTGCGGCTGTTGCCGGGCCTCGTCCTCCACGACCGCCCGGAACGCTACACGGCGGCCGCGGAGGAGGTGCTGCGCGAGGGGCGTGCGCTGGCGCTCTAG
- a CDS encoding putative signal transducing protein produces MIVLIRTNDPVTLSFAADTLRQAGIEPLVLDTHMSVVEGSIGVIPRRIAVVDEDAAAARRVLEEAGLAGEMAGDSGA; encoded by the coding sequence ATGATCGTGCTGATACGGACCAACGATCCCGTCACGCTGTCCTTCGCGGCCGACACGTTGCGCCAGGCGGGGATCGAGCCGCTTGTCCTCGATACGCACATGAGCGTGGTCGAAGGCTCGATCGGCGTCATTCCGCGCCGGATCGCGGTTGTCGACGAGGACGCCGCAGCGGCCCGCCGCGTGCTGGAGGAGGCAGGCCTCGCCGGGGAGATGGCCGGTGACAGCGGCGCCTGA
- a CDS encoding polyprenyl synthetase family protein produces the protein MALVAGDMEAVNALIAERMRSGVPMIPDLAGHLINSGGKRLRPMLTLAAARLSGYSGQDHVKLAATVEFIHTATLLHDDVVDGSDMRRGKAAANILWGNKPSVLVGDFLFSRAFQLMVETGSLRVLDILSNASAVIAEGEVMQLTTTNNIATTEDTYMQVIAAKTAALFSAATEVGAVVAGLPEEKAGALATYGRSFGIAFQLIDDVLDYGGTSETLGKSVGDDFREGKVTLPMLLAHARGTAEEKAFWTRVVIPTQQREGDLERAIELMSARGALADTVEAARRHGEAAKQALGGFPAMPEREVLTDIVDFCVERAY, from the coding sequence ATGGCGCTCGTCGCCGGCGACATGGAGGCGGTGAACGCGCTGATCGCGGAGCGCATGCGCTCCGGCGTGCCCATGATTCCCGACCTTGCGGGCCATCTTATCAATTCCGGCGGCAAGCGGCTGCGCCCCATGCTGACGCTGGCGGCGGCGCGGCTCTCGGGCTATTCGGGTCAGGACCATGTGAAGCTCGCCGCGACCGTGGAATTCATCCACACTGCCACCCTTCTGCACGACGACGTCGTCGACGGCAGCGACATGCGCCGGGGCAAGGCCGCGGCCAACATCCTTTGGGGCAACAAGCCGAGCGTCCTCGTCGGCGACTTCCTGTTCTCGCGCGCCTTCCAGCTGATGGTCGAGACGGGCTCGCTGCGCGTCCTCGACATCCTGTCAAACGCCTCCGCCGTGATCGCGGAGGGCGAGGTGATGCAGCTCACCACCACCAACAACATCGCCACGACCGAAGACACCTACATGCAGGTGATCGCGGCCAAGACGGCGGCCCTCTTCTCCGCCGCGACCGAGGTCGGTGCCGTGGTTGCCGGCCTGCCGGAGGAGAAGGCGGGCGCGCTCGCCACGTACGGCCGCAGCTTCGGCATCGCCTTCCAGCTGATCGACGACGTGCTGGACTACGGCGGTACGTCGGAGACCCTCGGCAAGTCCGTGGGCGACGATTTCCGCGAGGGCAAGGTCACGCTGCCCATGCTGCTTGCCCACGCGCGCGGCACTGCCGAGGAAAAGGCGTTCTGGACCCGCGTGGTGATCCCGACGCAACAGCGCGAAGGCGATCTGGAACGGGCGATCGAACTGATGTCCGCGCGCGGCGCGCTGGCCGACACGGTGGAGGCGGCCCGCCGGCATGGCGAGGCGGCCAAGCAGGCGCTCGGCGGCTTCCCCGCGATGCCGGAGCGCGAGGTGCTGACCGACATCGTCGATTTCTGCGTCGAGCGCGCTTACTAG